One genomic window of Luteitalea pratensis includes the following:
- a CDS encoding thioredoxin-like domain-containing protein translates to MDHELGPVRAPELDGAVAWLNTPAPITLAQLRGKIVLLDFWTYGCINCQHVLPDLQRLQAKFADVLVVIGIHAAKFDNERSTENIRRTLQRLGIRHPVANDAQFAIWQAYTVRAWPTQVLIDPRGYVVGTATGEGHGAQLEEVIEAVATVFADQGTLDRTPRLLSAEVTASAGALAFPGKVLADESSSRLFVADTGHHRIVEADLAGRIVRVFGDGTAGREDAVGGAARFRSPQGMALDGDTLWVADAGNHLIRRIDLSSGRVSTAAGTGRQATWQQSDGGAAVEISLNSPWDLAWDGRLLFIAMAGPHQVWVLDQQRDMVIRYAGTGAEGRHDGHIDESAFAQPSGLAMVGRELYVTDAEANIVRVVALPPQNQVRTIAGGDLFEFGDVDGVGDAARLQHPLGICAVADGLLVADTYNHRIRHLDPATGRVRRWAGSGRPGHVDGAAGTACFYEPGGLSATERHVYVADTNNHAVRVVGLASGEVQTLGIA, encoded by the coding sequence ATGGACCACGAACTTGGCCCCGTGCGGGCTCCTGAACTCGACGGGGCTGTCGCCTGGCTCAACACGCCGGCGCCGATCACGCTGGCGCAACTGCGCGGCAAGATCGTGCTCCTCGACTTCTGGACCTACGGGTGCATCAACTGTCAGCACGTGCTGCCAGACCTGCAGCGGCTGCAAGCGAAGTTCGCCGACGTGCTGGTGGTGATCGGCATCCATGCTGCCAAGTTCGACAATGAACGCAGCACCGAGAACATCCGCCGCACGCTGCAGCGACTCGGCATCCGCCATCCTGTCGCCAACGACGCGCAGTTTGCGATCTGGCAGGCCTACACGGTGCGGGCGTGGCCGACGCAGGTGCTGATCGACCCGCGCGGCTACGTCGTCGGCACCGCCACGGGCGAGGGGCACGGGGCGCAGCTCGAGGAAGTGATCGAGGCGGTGGCCACCGTCTTCGCCGACCAGGGCACTCTCGATCGCACGCCGAGGCTGCTGTCGGCAGAGGTCACTGCGTCGGCCGGCGCACTGGCATTCCCCGGCAAGGTGCTCGCCGACGAGTCGAGTTCCCGCCTCTTCGTCGCTGACACCGGTCACCACCGCATCGTCGAGGCGGATCTGGCCGGGCGCATCGTGCGGGTGTTCGGCGACGGCACTGCGGGGCGAGAGGACGCCGTGGGTGGGGCGGCGCGGTTTCGATCGCCGCAGGGCATGGCCCTCGATGGCGACACACTATGGGTGGCCGATGCGGGCAACCACCTGATCCGGCGAATCGATCTCTCGAGCGGCCGCGTCAGCACGGCCGCTGGGACCGGTCGCCAGGCCACGTGGCAGCAGTCGGACGGAGGTGCTGCGGTCGAGATCTCGTTGAATTCGCCGTGGGACCTGGCGTGGGATGGGCGCCTGCTGTTCATTGCGATGGCCGGGCCGCACCAAGTCTGGGTGCTGGACCAGCAGCGAGACATGGTGATCCGTTATGCCGGCACCGGCGCCGAAGGCAGACATGATGGCCATATCGACGAGTCGGCCTTTGCCCAGCCCTCCGGACTGGCGATGGTCGGCCGGGAGCTCTACGTGACCGACGCCGAAGCCAACATCGTCCGTGTCGTGGCGCTGCCACCGCAGAACCAGGTCCGCACGATTGCGGGTGGTGATCTGTTCGAGTTCGGCGACGTGGACGGGGTGGGTGACGCCGCTCGGCTCCAGCATCCGCTCGGCATTTGCGCGGTCGCTGACGGACTGCTCGTTGCCGACACGTACAATCATCGGATCAGGCACCTCGATCCGGCGACGGGGCGGGTGCGGAGGTGGGCCGGGTCGGGTCGACCGGGTCACGTGGATGGCGCAGCCGGGACGGCCTGCTTCTACGAGCCCGGCGGCCTCTCGGCGACGGAACGCCACGTGTACGTGGCCGACACCAACAACCACGCGGTGCGCGTGGTGGGCCTCGCGAGTGGCGAGGTGCAGACCCTCGGCATCGCTTGA
- a CDS encoding OsmC family protein: protein MIRTSKAQWNGSLKDGKGTVSLGSGAYDGQYSFSSRFESGTGTNPEELVAAAHAGCFSMALSAGLGKAGITPTRISTSAKVNFEKVGDGFSITRIDLVTEGDVPGIDEATFIEHAENAKKGCPISRALGAVEITLTAKLVNA, encoded by the coding sequence ATGATTCGGACTTCGAAGGCGCAGTGGAACGGCTCGCTCAAGGACGGCAAGGGCACGGTGTCGCTCGGCAGCGGCGCCTACGACGGGCAGTACTCGTTCTCGTCCCGCTTCGAGAGCGGCACCGGCACCAACCCGGAGGAACTCGTCGCCGCGGCGCACGCCGGGTGCTTCTCGATGGCGCTCTCGGCCGGCCTCGGCAAGGCCGGGATTACGCCAACCCGAATTTCGACCAGCGCGAAGGTCAACTTCGAGAAGGTGGGCGACGGCTTCAGCATCACCCGCATCGACCTGGTGACCGAGGGTGATGTCCCCGGGATCGACGAGGCGACGTTCATCGAGCACGCCGAGAACGCGAAGAAAGGTTGCCCGATCAGCCGCGCCCTCGGTGCAGTCGAGATCACGCTCACGGCGAAGCTTGTCAATGCCTGA
- the ggt gene encoding gamma-glutamyltransferase, whose product MTVRSISTTAIGLLVTAILGTAVVAQDRLSGRGFASRSEVIARNGMVATSHPFATQIALDVLKEGGNAVDAAIAANAFLGLGDPGNSGIGGDLFAVVWDAKTKQLYGLNASGRSARAMTLAELKRRGLTQIPANGPLAVSVPGCVDGWFALHGRFGSKPMARLLAPTIAYARDGFPVAPDISDDSNLRLSQRLPATPPGSFVNLRSLYMSGGTFPKKGEIFQNPGLASTLEAIATRGRDEFYKGPIAAKIAAHIKAQGGFLSVEDFAAHTSDWVTPVSTMYRGYRIWELPPNTQGSAVLQMLNVLEGVDLSKAGFGSADHVHWFTEAKKLVFEDLANAYAEPQSMRVPVDQLLSKEYAATRRALVKPDRAGVYHSGFPVDSHTVYLTTADKDGNMVSLIQSNSLSFGSLEVVEGLGFALHNRGMWFELTEGHPNSYAPGKRPFHTIIPGFVTKDDQPFMSFGLMGGDMQPQGHVQILLNLFEFGMNLQEAGDAPRIYHVGSFPRTGHVNDVGELNLEAGYPAETIRESMRRGHKVGNAYGMYGGYQAIMRKDGVYYGASESRKDGYAAGY is encoded by the coding sequence ATGACCGTCCGAAGTATCTCCACGACGGCGATCGGGTTGCTGGTCACCGCCATCCTCGGCACGGCAGTGGTCGCCCAGGATCGGCTCTCCGGACGCGGCTTCGCCTCGCGATCGGAGGTGATTGCCCGCAATGGCATGGTGGCGACCAGCCATCCGTTTGCCACGCAAATCGCGCTCGACGTCCTCAAGGAAGGCGGCAACGCCGTGGACGCCGCGATCGCGGCCAACGCGTTCCTGGGTCTTGGCGATCCGGGCAACAGCGGCATCGGCGGCGACCTCTTCGCCGTTGTCTGGGACGCGAAGACGAAGCAGTTGTACGGGCTCAACGCCAGTGGGCGATCGGCGCGGGCGATGACGCTCGCCGAGCTGAAGCGGCGCGGCTTGACACAGATTCCCGCCAACGGCCCGCTGGCCGTCAGTGTGCCCGGATGCGTGGATGGGTGGTTCGCGTTGCACGGCCGATTCGGGTCGAAGCCGATGGCCCGTCTGCTCGCACCGACCATCGCGTACGCGCGCGACGGCTTCCCGGTTGCGCCGGACATCTCCGACGATTCCAACCTCCGCCTGAGCCAGCGGCTGCCGGCGACGCCGCCGGGCAGCTTCGTCAATCTCCGGTCGCTGTACATGTCGGGCGGGACGTTCCCGAAGAAGGGCGAGATCTTCCAGAACCCCGGGCTGGCCTCGACCCTCGAGGCGATCGCTACGCGGGGACGCGACGAGTTCTACAAGGGCCCCATCGCCGCGAAGATCGCCGCGCACATCAAGGCGCAGGGCGGCTTCCTCTCGGTCGAGGATTTCGCCGCGCATACCTCCGACTGGGTCACTCCCGTCAGCACGATGTATCGCGGCTACCGCATCTGGGAACTGCCGCCCAACACGCAGGGCAGCGCCGTCCTGCAGATGCTCAACGTGCTCGAGGGCGTCGACCTGTCAAAGGCCGGCTTCGGCAGCGCCGATCACGTGCACTGGTTCACCGAAGCCAAGAAGCTGGTGTTCGAGGACCTCGCCAACGCGTACGCGGAGCCGCAATCGATGCGCGTGCCTGTCGATCAACTGCTCTCGAAGGAGTACGCAGCGACCCGCCGTGCGCTCGTGAAGCCGGATCGCGCTGGCGTGTATCACTCCGGCTTTCCCGTCGACAGCCACACCGTCTACCTGACGACGGCGGACAAGGACGGCAACATGGTGTCGCTCATCCAGAGCAACTCGCTGTCGTTCGGCTCACTGGAAGTGGTCGAGGGCCTGGGATTCGCGCTGCACAACCGCGGCATGTGGTTCGAGCTCACGGAGGGACACCCGAACAGCTATGCACCCGGCAAGCGCCCGTTCCACACGATTATCCCGGGATTCGTGACCAAGGACGATCAGCCGTTCATGAGCTTCGGGCTGATGGGCGGCGACATGCAGCCGCAGGGCCACGTGCAGATCCTGCTGAACCTGTTCGAGTTCGGGATGAACCTGCAAGAGGCCGGTGACGCGCCGCGCATCTACCACGTGGGCTCGTTCCCGCGCACCGGACACGTGAACGACGTGGGCGAACTGAATCTCGAAGCCGGCTATCCGGCAGAGACGATCCGCGAGTCGATGCGCCGCGGCCACAAGGTGGGCAACGCCTACGGCATGTATGGCGGCTACCAGGCCATCATGCGCAAGGACGGCGTCTACTACGGGGCGTCGGAGAGCAGGAAGGATGGCTACGCCGCCGGCTACTAG
- a CDS encoding YfiT family bacillithiol transferase → MSEALRYPVGRFQYEGDMGADARRGAISTIVEFPQVFRAVATSLSEAQLGTRYRDGGWAARQVIHHVSDSHINAYVRTRWLLTEDRPTIKAYDEKGWAELPDASSAPIELSLALLAATHQRWTLLLESLPDEAFGRELVHPVNGPMTLDKLVHMYAWHGRHHMGHLQIVSGLRA, encoded by the coding sequence ATGTCCGAAGCCCTTCGCTATCCCGTCGGCCGCTTCCAGTACGAGGGGGACATGGGCGCCGACGCGCGCCGCGGTGCCATCTCCACCATCGTCGAATTCCCACAGGTATTTCGGGCGGTTGCGACGTCCTTGTCCGAGGCACAGCTCGGCACGCGCTACCGCGACGGTGGCTGGGCGGCTCGCCAGGTGATCCACCACGTCAGCGACAGCCACATCAACGCGTACGTGCGCACGCGCTGGCTCCTCACCGAGGATCGGCCCACGATCAAGGCCTACGACGAGAAAGGCTGGGCCGAATTGCCTGACGCCTCGTCTGCGCCGATCGAGCTGTCGCTCGCGCTGCTCGCCGCAACACACCAGCGCTGGACCCTGCTGCTCGAGTCCTTGCCCGACGAGGCGTTCGGCCGCGAGCTGGTGCACCCGGTGAATGGCCCGATGACGCTCGACAAACTGGTGCACATGTACGCATGGCACGGCCGTCACCACATGGGGCACCTGCAGATCGTGTCGGGGTTGCGAGCATGA
- a CDS encoding aldo/keto reductase: MSVPQRTLGPSKVPVSAIGLGCMGMSDFYGPRDDGQSIATMLRAVDLGVTFFDTADMYGPYTNERLVGQALAPHRDRVLIATKFGIVRDLADPARRTVKGTPEYVRSSCEGSLQRLGVDHIDLYYQHRVDQDTPIEETVGAMAELVTAGKVRFLGLSEAGADTIRRAHRVHPIAALQSEYSLWSRDIEDEIIGTCRELGITIVPYSPLGRGFLTGAIRRFEDLAADDFRRRAPRFQGANFAKNLELVDAVAAMAQDKGCTPAQLALAWVLAQGDDMVPIPGTRSIARLEENLGATGITLDDADLSRLESITPKGIFAGDRYAADGMKFIGR, encoded by the coding sequence ATGTCCGTTCCGCAGCGCACGCTCGGCCCCTCGAAGGTTCCCGTCTCCGCCATCGGGCTCGGCTGCATGGGCATGTCCGACTTCTACGGCCCACGCGACGACGGGCAATCGATCGCAACGATGCTGCGGGCCGTCGACCTCGGCGTCACGTTTTTCGACACGGCCGACATGTACGGCCCGTACACCAACGAACGGCTGGTCGGGCAGGCGCTGGCGCCGCATCGCGACCGGGTGCTCATCGCCACCAAGTTCGGCATCGTGCGCGACCTGGCCGACCCGGCGAGGCGAACGGTCAAGGGCACTCCCGAGTACGTGCGCAGCAGCTGCGAGGGCAGCTTGCAGCGTCTCGGCGTCGATCACATCGACCTCTACTACCAGCACCGTGTCGACCAGGACACGCCGATCGAGGAGACGGTCGGCGCGATGGCCGAGCTCGTGACGGCCGGCAAGGTCCGCTTCCTCGGCCTGTCCGAGGCGGGCGCCGACACCATCCGCCGCGCCCACCGGGTGCATCCCATCGCCGCGCTGCAATCGGAGTATTCGCTGTGGAGCCGCGACATCGAGGACGAGATCATCGGGACGTGTCGCGAGCTGGGGATCACGATCGTGCCGTACAGCCCGCTCGGACGTGGCTTCCTCACCGGCGCCATCCGCCGCTTCGAGGACCTTGCCGCAGACGACTTCCGGCGCCGTGCGCCACGCTTCCAGGGCGCGAACTTCGCGAAGAACCTCGAGTTGGTGGACGCCGTCGCCGCCATGGCCCAGGACAAGGGCTGCACGCCGGCGCAACTCGCGCTGGCGTGGGTGCTGGCGCAGGGCGACGACATGGTGCCGATCCCCGGGACGCGCAGCATCGCGCGCCTCGAGGAGAACCTCGGCGCCACCGGGATCACGTTGGATGACGCGGATCTCTCACGGCTCGAATCAATCACCCCCAAGGGGATTTTCGCGGGTGACCGCTACGCCGCTGACGGGATGAAGTTCATCGGAAGGTAG
- a CDS encoding DUF7010 family protein — translation MDTSRSLDEQRREFASRRFLAMPLAGTIAWLVVAGGSMLLPRYRHLVLFAATGSIAYLGTTLSKVTGEDFLDKTRRKNAFDSLFFHTVAMSLLVYGIAIPFFLVDPSSLPLSVGILSGLMWLPVSWLLEHWVGYFHACARTLLLVATHYLFPEQRYLVIPLVIIAVYAVTVVILERRWRRVR, via the coding sequence ATGGACACGAGCAGGTCACTCGACGAACAGCGCCGTGAGTTTGCCTCGCGGCGATTCCTCGCGATGCCACTCGCTGGCACGATCGCCTGGCTGGTGGTGGCCGGCGGCAGCATGCTTCTGCCGCGCTACCGGCACCTGGTCCTCTTCGCCGCAACCGGGTCGATCGCCTATCTGGGAACGACGCTCTCGAAGGTCACGGGCGAGGATTTCCTCGACAAGACACGCCGGAAGAACGCCTTCGACAGCCTGTTCTTCCACACCGTGGCAATGTCGTTGCTGGTGTACGGCATCGCGATCCCGTTCTTCCTCGTCGATCCTTCGTCGCTGCCGTTGTCGGTGGGGATCCTGAGCGGGCTGATGTGGCTCCCGGTTTCCTGGCTCCTCGAGCACTGGGTCGGCTACTTCCACGCCTGTGCCCGCACGCTCCTGCTCGTCGCGACGCACTACCTGTTCCCGGAGCAACGCTACCTCGTGATTCCACTGGTGATCATCGCTGTGTACGCGGTGACGGTCGTCATCCTGGAGCGGCGCTGGCGCCGCGTGCGCTAG